The following proteins are encoded in a genomic region of Nycticebus coucang isolate mNycCou1 chromosome 19, mNycCou1.pri, whole genome shotgun sequence:
- the MC4R gene encoding melanocortin receptor 4 has translation MNATHPLGMHTSLHFWNRSSLGPYRNASESLGKGYSDGGCYEQLFVSPEVFVTLGVISLLENILVIVAIAKNKNLHSPMYFFICSLAVADMLVSVSNGSETIVITLLNSTNTDAQSFTVNIDNVIDSVICSSLLASICSLLSIAVDRYFTIFYALQYHNIMTVKRVGIIISCIWAACTVSGVLFIVYSDSSAVIICLITMFLTMLALMASLYVHMFLMARLHMKRIAVLPGTGTVRQGANMKGAITLTILIGVFVVCWAPFFLHLIFYISCPQNPYCVCFMSHFNLYLILIMCNSVIDPLIYALRSQELRKTFKEIICCYPLCDLSSRY, from the coding sequence ATGAACGCCACCCACCCGCTCGGGATGCACACTTCTCTGCACTTCTGGAACCGCAGCAGCCTTGGACCGTACCGCAACGCCAGTGAGTCCCTGGGAAAGGGCTACTCTGATGGAGGGTGCTACGAGCAACTTTTTGTGTCTCCTGAGGTCTTTGTGACCCTGGGGGTCATTAGTTTGCTGGAGAATATCCTAGTGATTGTGGCAATCGCCAAGAATAAGAACCTGCATTCGCCCATGTACTTTTTCATCTGTAGCCTGGCTGTGGCTGATATGCTGGTGAGCGTTTCGAACGGATCAGAAACCATTGTCATCACCCTGTTAAACAGTACAAACACTGACGCTCAGAGTTTCACGGTGAATATTGATAATGTCATTGACTCGGTGATCTGTAGCTCCTTGCTTGCGTCCATTTGCAGCCTGCTTTCCATCGCAGTGGACAGGTACTTTACTATCTTTTACGCTCTCCAGTACCATAACATCATGACGGTTAAGCGGGTTGGCATCATCATAAGTTGCATCTGGGCAGCTTGCACCGTTTCGGGCGTTCTGTTCATCGTTTACTCAGACAGCAGCGCTGTCATCATCTGCCTCATCACCATGTTCCTCACCATGCTGGCTCTCATGGCTTCTCTCTATGTGCACATGTTCCTGATGGCCAGGCTGCACATGAAGAGGATCGCCGTCCTCCCGGGCACGGGCACTGTCCGCCAAGGTGCCAACATGAAGGGAGCGATCACCCTGACCATACTGATCGGCGTCTTTGTGGTCTGCTGGGCCCCTTTCTTCCTGCACCTCATCTTCTACATCTCCTGTCCCCAGAACCCATACTGTGTGTGCTTCATGTCGCACTTCAACTTGTATCTCATCCTGATCATGTGTAATTCCGTCATCGATCCTCTGATCTATGCACTCCGGAGTCAAGAACTGAGGAAAACCTTCAAAGAGATCATCTGTTGCTACCCCCTTTGTGACCTGTCCAGCAGGTATTAA